Proteins from a genomic interval of Arthrobacter sp. CAN_C5:
- a CDS encoding CDGSH iron-sulfur domain-containing protein encodes MVAFPNGPLLVRGDFDIVDPDGNQLRRSRKTVALCRCGASMLKPYCDGSHKMINFKTEPES; translated from the coding sequence ATCGTGGCGTTCCCCAACGGTCCGCTGTTGGTGCGGGGGGACTTCGACATTGTCGACCCTGACGGCAACCAGCTGCGCCGTAGCCGCAAGACCGTCGCGCTCTGCCGGTGCGGGGCGTCCATGCTGAAGCCCTACTGCGACGGCAGCCACAAGATGATCAACTTCAAGACCGAGCCCGAAAGTTAG
- a CDS encoding HNH endonuclease has translation MSAMTAIMLGWDPDHREGWQFAYASAADTIRHDSVVSIRWPVSFPFVAAGADVWILLQGAHERGLLGHGTVAPSSLGTADRSADDGGSLTVDLDLLLPRGEHITESVLLDRVPGVGWDADPPSGTSLAPGDELLLRTVWAEHAPSSAFDPVTSIPGTLPTSALTRIAVNRHERDPDALRQCIAHHGTSCAVCRFNFEESYGEVGRGFIQVHHIVPGLRVDANYVLDPLTDLVPLCPNCHAMAHRRTPEPYSPAELRRLIRPSIHLEGSVVDPVELRAQEDAARILGS, from the coding sequence ATGAGTGCCATGACGGCAATCATGCTCGGGTGGGACCCGGATCACCGGGAGGGGTGGCAATTCGCCTACGCCTCAGCGGCTGACACCATCCGTCACGACAGCGTCGTGTCGATCCGCTGGCCGGTGTCTTTCCCTTTTGTTGCTGCTGGGGCCGATGTCTGGATCCTTCTGCAGGGTGCTCACGAGCGCGGTCTTCTTGGGCACGGCACCGTTGCCCCGTCCTCCCTCGGCACGGCCGACCGTTCAGCCGACGACGGCGGCTCCCTCACCGTCGACCTGGACCTGCTGCTCCCCCGCGGTGAGCACATCACGGAGTCGGTGCTGCTCGACCGGGTGCCGGGGGTCGGGTGGGACGCCGATCCGCCGTCGGGAACGTCACTCGCTCCCGGGGACGAGTTGCTGCTGAGGACGGTATGGGCCGAACATGCGCCGTCGTCCGCGTTTGATCCGGTCACCTCCATCCCCGGCACCCTGCCGACCAGTGCGCTCACCCGGATCGCGGTGAACCGGCATGAACGCGATCCCGACGCCCTCCGGCAGTGCATCGCTCACCACGGGACCAGTTGCGCCGTCTGCCGGTTCAACTTCGAGGAATCCTATGGGGAGGTGGGGCGCGGGTTCATCCAGGTCCACCACATTGTGCCGGGGTTGCGGGTGGATGCCAACTATGTGTTGGATCCGCTCACCGACCTCGTTCCGTTGTGCCCCAACTGCCACGCGATGGCGCACCGGCGAACGCCTGAGCCGTATTCGCCGGCCGAGTTGCGGCGGCTGATTCGCCCGTCGATTCATCTGGAGGGGTCCGTTGTCGACCCGGTGGAGCTGCGCGCTCAGGAGGATGCTGCCCGGATCCTCGGGTCCTAG
- a CDS encoding acetyl/propionyl/methylcrotonyl-CoA carboxylase subunit alpha, with amino-acid sequence MTVEKLLVANRGEIAVRIIRAARELGIRTVLAASEPDEGSYAAQLADEVHIIGPAPAGKSYLNAEAVLAAASATGCDSLHPGYGFLSENAGFARAVTDRGLTWIGPSADAIELMGNKSRARQAARAAGVPTLRGSDGALTTDSDILGIAEKVGFPLVVKASAGGGGRGIRLVTAAPDLLSTVEIAQAEAQAAFGDSTVYLEQFVHRARHVEVQIIGDGVQVIHLGDRDCSLQRRQQKIVEEAPAPGLPDNVRSTILASSIELGRQCHYSGLGTVEFLYNPDTQEAAFIEMNTRLQVEHPVTEMITGLDLIREQILVARDGALRLTQEDVRFSGHAFEFRINAEDPENGFMPSPGTLERLQWPGGPGVRIDSGVVAGSAVAPFYDSLLAKLIVWDSSRDQAMARSAGALGEVLISGVKTTLPLLKAVLARSEVAAVEHHSKFIETTPDLLGASA; translated from the coding sequence ATGACCGTGGAGAAGCTGCTGGTCGCGAACCGGGGCGAGATTGCCGTCCGGATCATCCGTGCGGCCCGCGAGCTGGGTATCCGGACGGTGCTGGCGGCCAGTGAGCCCGATGAAGGCTCCTACGCGGCGCAACTGGCTGACGAGGTCCACATCATCGGCCCTGCCCCGGCCGGAAAGAGTTACCTCAACGCTGAAGCGGTCCTTGCGGCGGCATCGGCCACCGGGTGTGATTCCCTGCATCCTGGCTACGGCTTCCTCTCCGAGAACGCCGGTTTCGCCCGGGCCGTCACTGATCGGGGACTGACCTGGATTGGGCCGTCCGCTGATGCGATTGAGCTCATGGGCAACAAGTCCCGCGCCCGGCAGGCGGCCAGGGCCGCGGGCGTTCCCACCCTGCGCGGCAGCGACGGCGCTCTCACAACCGACAGCGACATTCTGGGGATCGCCGAGAAAGTGGGCTTTCCCCTCGTGGTCAAAGCCTCCGCTGGTGGTGGCGGCAGGGGCATCCGCCTCGTCACCGCAGCACCAGACCTCCTGTCGACGGTGGAGATCGCACAGGCCGAAGCCCAGGCGGCCTTCGGGGACTCCACCGTGTACCTTGAACAATTTGTCCACCGCGCCCGGCACGTCGAAGTCCAGATCATCGGCGACGGAGTCCAGGTCATCCACCTGGGTGACCGGGACTGCTCCCTGCAGCGCCGACAGCAGAAAATCGTAGAGGAAGCCCCAGCCCCCGGGCTGCCCGACAATGTCAGGTCAACCATCCTGGCATCCTCCATCGAGCTGGGCCGCCAATGTCACTACAGCGGGCTTGGCACTGTCGAATTCCTCTACAACCCTGACACCCAGGAGGCAGCGTTCATCGAGATGAACACCCGTCTGCAGGTCGAGCATCCCGTCACGGAAATGATCACCGGCCTGGACCTGATCCGTGAGCAGATTCTGGTGGCGCGTGACGGCGCGCTCCGCCTCACACAGGAGGACGTCAGGTTCAGCGGCCACGCCTTCGAGTTCCGGATCAATGCCGAAGACCCCGAAAACGGGTTCATGCCGAGCCCGGGCACCCTGGAGCGGCTGCAATGGCCGGGAGGGCCGGGCGTCCGCATCGACTCGGGGGTGGTGGCGGGGTCAGCTGTGGCGCCGTTCTACGACTCCTTGCTGGCCAAGCTCATCGTCTGGGATTCCAGCCGGGACCAGGCGATGGCCCGGTCTGCCGGGGCGCTCGGCGAGGTCCTCATCTCCGGGGTGAAGACCACTCTCCCCTTGCTTAAGGCTGTCCTCGCGCGGAGCGAAGTGGCCGCCGTCGAGCACCATTCCAAATTCATCGAAACCACCCCTGACCTGTTAGGAGCTAGTGCATGA
- a CDS encoding alkene reductase: MADATLFDTTTVGGLQLANRAVMAPMTRSRANDDGVPTEMMATYYAQRASAGLIITEGTQPNAVGQGYPFTPGLHTAEQVTGWRSVTEAVHAEGGKIFAQIMHTGRIGHPSLLPDGQVPLAPSAVRPAGQVFTADGMQDFVVPQAMTVQDITDTVADYATAARLAVEAGFDGVEIHGANGYLPHQFLASGTNQRTDEYGGSPVARTRFLVEVMQAVVAAIGAGRVGFRLSPGNDFNDISEDDVMDTYTSLLEQLVPLGPAYLHIVEAREKNVNQRILGLWEGTLIVNPSPLVQNQEAADKERADQWLARGADLIAFGRMFIANPDFVERLATDAPLNEADGSTFYGGTEVGYTDYPTLVTSS, from the coding sequence ATGGCTGACGCAACACTTTTTGACACCACCACCGTCGGTGGTTTGCAGCTCGCGAACCGCGCCGTCATGGCGCCAATGACCCGCTCCCGCGCCAATGACGACGGTGTCCCCACCGAGATGATGGCCACCTACTACGCGCAGCGCGCATCGGCCGGATTGATCATCACCGAGGGGACGCAGCCCAATGCCGTAGGCCAGGGATACCCTTTTACCCCCGGTCTCCACACTGCTGAGCAAGTTACCGGCTGGCGCTCGGTCACCGAGGCCGTCCACGCCGAAGGCGGCAAGATCTTCGCCCAAATCATGCACACCGGCCGCATCGGCCACCCCAGCCTGCTGCCCGACGGTCAGGTCCCCCTCGCACCCTCAGCCGTCCGCCCGGCCGGCCAGGTCTTCACCGCTGATGGGATGCAGGACTTTGTGGTCCCGCAGGCGATGACCGTGCAGGACATCACCGACACTGTCGCCGATTACGCCACGGCTGCGCGCCTCGCTGTCGAAGCCGGGTTCGACGGCGTCGAAATCCACGGCGCCAATGGGTACCTGCCCCACCAGTTCCTCGCAAGCGGCACCAACCAGCGCACCGATGAATACGGCGGCTCGCCTGTTGCCCGCACCCGCTTCCTGGTCGAAGTGATGCAGGCGGTCGTGGCAGCTATTGGCGCAGGACGAGTGGGCTTCCGCCTCTCCCCCGGTAATGACTTCAATGACATTTCCGAAGATGACGTCATGGACACCTACACGTCCCTCCTCGAGCAGCTGGTTCCCCTGGGCCCTGCATACCTTCACATCGTCGAAGCCCGCGAGAAGAACGTCAATCAGCGCATCCTGGGCCTCTGGGAGGGGACTCTTATCGTCAACCCGTCACCCCTGGTCCAGAACCAGGAGGCAGCGGACAAGGAACGTGCTGACCAGTGGCTGGCACGCGGCGCGGACCTCATCGCGTTCGGCCGCATGTTCATCGCCAACCCGGACTTCGTGGAGCGGCTCGCCACCGATGCTCCGCTCAACGAAGCCGACGGCAGCACATTCTATGGCGGCACCGAGGTGGGCTACACCGACTACCCCACCCTCGTCACCAGCTCCTAG
- the pxpA gene encoding 5-oxoprolinase subunit PxpA → MTSPAVTRTTSTPIPSLNSDMGESLGLHSFGNDLALMETVDVINVACGFHAGDPDTMAATVSAAAERGLGIGAHPGLPDLVGFGRREMKLTPEEVENILLYQVGALQSFLTAAGATMHHIKPHGSLYGMLARDRSLMTAAAKVAALYDVPFYGLAATEHQTVCDELGVQFVSELYVDLNYGPGGQLLIQRRPEPTDPAMAAARVRRALADGVVEASDGTELHIDFQSICVHSDAPNSPDVAAAVRAVLSG, encoded by the coding sequence ATGACTTCGCCAGCTGTGACCCGCACCACCAGCACGCCTATCCCCAGCCTGAATTCGGATATGGGGGAGTCTTTGGGCCTCCATTCCTTCGGCAATGACCTCGCCCTGATGGAAACCGTCGACGTGATCAATGTGGCGTGCGGATTCCACGCCGGGGATCCCGACACCATGGCCGCAACAGTGTCCGCTGCCGCCGAACGGGGGCTCGGCATCGGTGCCCATCCAGGACTGCCGGACCTTGTCGGCTTTGGCCGCCGCGAAATGAAGCTGACGCCCGAAGAGGTGGAGAACATCCTGCTGTATCAGGTGGGGGCACTGCAGTCGTTCCTCACCGCTGCCGGCGCCACAATGCATCACATCAAACCGCACGGGTCGCTGTACGGGATGTTAGCCAGGGACCGCTCACTGATGACCGCAGCAGCCAAGGTTGCAGCACTCTATGACGTGCCGTTCTATGGTCTGGCCGCCACCGAACACCAGACGGTCTGCGACGAGTTGGGTGTGCAGTTCGTCAGCGAGCTCTATGTGGACCTCAACTACGGACCAGGTGGCCAACTGCTGATTCAGCGTCGACCCGAACCCACCGACCCCGCCATGGCCGCAGCGCGGGTGCGCCGCGCATTGGCGGACGGCGTGGTCGAGGCGTCGGACGGCACCGAACTTCACATCGACTTCCAGAGCATCTGTGTGCACTCGGACGCGCCCAACTCCCCCGACGTCGCCGCCGCCGTGCGCGCCGTTCTCTCTGGCTAG
- a CDS encoding helix-turn-helix transcriptional regulator, with protein MSAESLPRQVGHPSAEEFLLTEVLQALSDPLRLDIVAVLAESDAELSCSAFHLPVTKSTSTHHFRVLREAGIVRQRYEGTARMNSLRRDDLEAVFPGLLASVLASAHRQ; from the coding sequence ATGAGCGCAGAATCCCTTCCACGGCAGGTGGGGCACCCTTCGGCAGAGGAGTTCCTTCTGACGGAGGTGCTCCAGGCGCTTTCAGACCCGCTCAGGTTGGACATTGTTGCGGTGCTGGCCGAGTCGGACGCCGAGCTGTCCTGTAGCGCGTTTCATCTTCCCGTGACGAAATCGACCAGCACACACCACTTCCGGGTGCTTCGTGAGGCGGGCATTGTGAGGCAGCGCTATGAGGGTACCGCCCGAATGAATAGTTTGCGCCGGGATGACCTGGAGGCGGTCTTTCCGGGGCTTCTAGCATCAGTGCTTGCCTCGGCGCATCGGCAATAG
- a CDS encoding acetamidase/formamidase family protein produces MTIPFLKPTPDTTTQVFSRDAPPVLTVNPGDSVRVRSLDAWGHLEHQTVPGEDKPQLFPERKGHCLTGPIAVAGAKPGDMLAVTFVSLTPDTWGFTNAGRKDDAFTRLLDVEGGTPQWLLWDIDVPQGTATNQLGQSVKLNPFLGVVGVPPNRPGNFATTPPRADGGGNIDCKELTAGSTLFLPVTVPDALLSIGDGHAVQGDGEVGGTAIECGMTTDLVLDVVRDAPLQSVHALTPTAKITFGFNADLNLATAGALAAMLTWMQQLYGMERTQALALASTVVDLRITQIANETWGVHAVLRHDAVQASALG; encoded by the coding sequence ATGACCATTCCCTTCCTTAAGCCGACCCCGGACACCACCACACAGGTGTTCTCGCGCGACGCGCCACCGGTGCTGACCGTCAACCCGGGCGACTCGGTGCGGGTCAGGTCCCTTGACGCCTGGGGGCATCTGGAGCACCAGACCGTTCCCGGGGAGGATAAACCACAGCTCTTCCCCGAGCGGAAGGGACACTGCCTGACCGGCCCCATCGCGGTGGCGGGCGCGAAGCCGGGGGACATGCTGGCGGTCACCTTCGTGTCCCTGACCCCGGATACGTGGGGCTTCACCAATGCCGGACGGAAGGATGACGCCTTCACCCGGCTCCTCGACGTCGAGGGCGGCACCCCGCAGTGGCTGCTCTGGGATATCGACGTGCCTCAGGGCACCGCCACTAACCAGCTGGGCCAGAGCGTCAAGCTCAACCCGTTCCTCGGCGTCGTCGGCGTCCCGCCGAACCGCCCCGGCAACTTCGCGACCACCCCACCGCGCGCCGACGGCGGCGGCAACATCGATTGCAAGGAGCTCACTGCCGGGTCCACCTTGTTCCTGCCCGTGACCGTCCCGGACGCACTGCTGAGCATCGGCGACGGCCACGCGGTACAGGGCGACGGTGAGGTCGGCGGCACCGCAATCGAGTGCGGGATGACCACCGACCTGGTGCTCGACGTCGTCCGAGACGCGCCGCTGCAATCCGTGCATGCGCTCACCCCGACGGCGAAGATCACCTTCGGCTTCAACGCGGACCTTAACCTCGCGACGGCCGGGGCGCTCGCCGCGATGCTGACCTGGATGCAGCAGCTGTACGGCATGGAGCGCACCCAGGCGCTCGCCCTCGCCAGCACCGTCGTCGACCTGCGCATCACGCAGATCGCCAACGAAACGTGGGGCGTTCATGCGGTGCTGCGCCACGATGCCGTGCAGGCATCCGCCCTCGGCTGA
- a CDS encoding acetyl-CoA carboxylase, translating into MTDIISPLPGIFYRKPGPDKEPYAEVGDRIEAGQTVGVVEIMKQFSEVRSDVSGTLESFAIEDSGTVNPGDVIATVTEG; encoded by the coding sequence ATGACCGACATCATCTCCCCGCTGCCCGGCATCTTCTACCGCAAGCCTGGCCCCGACAAGGAGCCCTACGCTGAGGTTGGAGACCGGATCGAGGCGGGCCAGACGGTCGGCGTCGTCGAAATCATGAAGCAGTTCTCCGAGGTGCGCAGTGATGTCTCGGGGACTCTCGAAAGTTTCGCCATCGAGGATTCGGGCACTGTCAACCCGGGCGACGTCATTGCGACGGTGACCGAGGGATGA
- a CDS encoding GNAT family N-acetyltransferase: protein MNPVNLHIDRPTAEDADRLADLAAITFPLACPASSQPDDIAHHIATELSAGKFREHLADPTKTLLCLRDGDRLDGFSMLIHGDPTDAGVRSALSTFPTIEVSKFYVHPDHHGQGQASTLMQATLKAAAETGVQAAWLGTNNENLRAIRFYEKHGFTKVGVKTFRLGACVEHDFILELTLPEC, encoded by the coding sequence ATGAATCCCGTGAATCTACACATTGATCGGCCGACCGCCGAGGACGCCGATCGGCTCGCCGACCTCGCCGCCATCACCTTTCCCCTGGCCTGCCCCGCCTCGTCCCAGCCCGACGACATCGCCCACCACATCGCCACTGAGCTCTCCGCCGGGAAGTTCCGCGAACACCTCGCCGATCCAACCAAGACCCTGCTGTGCCTGCGCGACGGTGACCGCCTCGACGGCTTCAGCATGCTTATCCACGGTGACCCGACGGACGCCGGGGTGCGCTCCGCCCTGTCGACGTTCCCCACCATCGAGGTGAGCAAGTTCTACGTCCACCCGGACCATCACGGTCAAGGACAGGCATCTACCCTGATGCAGGCAACCCTGAAGGCCGCCGCGGAGACCGGCGTGCAGGCGGCATGGCTGGGAACGAACAACGAAAACCTTCGTGCGATCCGCTTCTACGAGAAGCACGGCTTCACCAAGGTGGGAGTCAAGACGTTCCGACTGGGCGCCTGCGTCGAGCACGACTTCATCCTCGAACTGACGCTGCCGGAGTGCTAA
- a CDS encoding nuclease-related domain-containing protein, which translates to MAAGAGATEQARLAAERVIRLKRELADAHVAVQRLQQQVQHAERAERAWNAGAAGELLVADRLDLLSSDGWLALHDVHWPGRPKANLDHLLVGPGGIVIVDAKNWSGEVQLRRGELTQNGSVRSKESASAMDQAGAVAALLEPQHRQLVQTWLCMVGHPDLKVVTGAGVRVEGLNTISASVLELPKVLEPEFVGAIHHYLLQLLGGERSPALLTTAGLASADGAGATLQQRRLASGRMRSQQADRSIGPTGVRRSQGTRPQRRKSGRSKKKPGCLAVSAQLAAIGVALIFLVNLIGGPDPSDVMVPQPTPTVSQPADSAG; encoded by the coding sequence ATGGCTGCTGGTGCTGGAGCGACTGAACAGGCGCGCCTGGCCGCTGAACGTGTCATTCGCCTGAAGCGTGAGTTAGCAGACGCCCACGTGGCCGTTCAACGCTTGCAGCAACAGGTTCAGCACGCTGAGCGTGCCGAACGGGCGTGGAACGCTGGCGCTGCGGGCGAGTTGTTGGTGGCCGACCGCCTTGATCTGCTTTCAAGCGACGGCTGGCTTGCTCTGCACGATGTGCACTGGCCGGGCAGGCCAAAGGCCAACCTCGATCACCTCCTTGTCGGGCCGGGCGGCATAGTGATTGTCGATGCCAAAAATTGGTCCGGCGAGGTTCAACTTCGGCGCGGTGAACTGACCCAGAACGGTTCGGTCCGGTCCAAGGAGTCGGCTTCCGCCATGGACCAGGCGGGAGCGGTTGCCGCACTCCTTGAACCTCAACATCGGCAGCTCGTCCAAACCTGGCTGTGCATGGTGGGGCATCCGGATCTCAAGGTTGTGACGGGAGCTGGAGTACGGGTCGAGGGGTTGAACACGATCTCGGCATCGGTACTGGAACTGCCGAAAGTGCTGGAACCGGAATTCGTCGGTGCCATCCACCACTACCTCCTGCAGCTTCTAGGCGGAGAGCGGAGCCCGGCCCTGCTGACAACCGCGGGTCTGGCATCGGCAGATGGTGCTGGCGCTACCCTGCAGCAGCGCCGTTTGGCGAGCGGACGTATGCGGTCCCAACAGGCTGACAGGTCGATCGGCCCCACAGGGGTGAGGCGTTCACAGGGCACCAGGCCTCAACGGCGGAAGTCGGGACGATCGAAAAAGAAGCCAGGCTGCCTGGCCGTATCGGCTCAGCTAGCGGCAATCGGTGTGGCCCTGATCTTTTTGGTGAACCTTATCGGTGGGCCGGATCCGTCGGATGTGATGGTGCCGCAACCCACTCCCACGGTGAGCCAACCCGCCGATAGCGCCGGATGA
- a CDS encoding iron-containing redox enzyme family protein: MKQPQPRGPVSSLLLNILNGSAHRSADAPIPASDLVPAVLDAITATDDFAFDDDLQLTLFCLFELHYSGIDGTGSDWEWNPDLIAARGLLEQAYEAQLRSATTLPELPAPTSAAVAASLFELTGADGGPSMSRYVAKRATEEQIGEFLIQKSIYTLKEADPHTWSIPRLTGRAKAAMVEIQADEYGGGAPDRMHSALFAQSMRGAGLDDSYGHYLDAVPAITLASSNMMSLFGLNRRLRGAIVGHLAAYEMTSSLANRMYARGFRRLGYDDVVSAYFDEHVEADAVHEQIAGRDMAGGLVESDPDLLEDVFFGAAAAAVVDTWMTGHILDAWNAGASSLYSPATVDA, from the coding sequence ATGAAGCAACCTCAGCCTCGCGGTCCGGTGAGCTCACTGCTCCTGAACATTTTGAACGGATCGGCGCACCGCAGCGCCGATGCGCCAATCCCGGCCAGCGACCTTGTTCCCGCCGTGCTCGACGCCATCACGGCGACGGATGATTTCGCGTTCGACGACGATCTCCAGCTGACCCTGTTCTGCCTGTTCGAACTGCACTACAGCGGCATCGATGGCACCGGCTCCGACTGGGAATGGAATCCGGACCTGATTGCTGCCCGGGGTCTGCTGGAGCAGGCGTACGAGGCGCAGCTTCGATCGGCCACGACCTTGCCCGAACTGCCCGCGCCCACCAGCGCAGCCGTCGCAGCCAGCCTGTTCGAACTGACGGGCGCCGACGGGGGTCCGAGCATGTCCCGCTACGTCGCCAAGCGGGCCACCGAGGAACAGATCGGTGAGTTTCTGATCCAGAAGTCCATCTACACGCTCAAGGAAGCCGACCCGCACACCTGGTCCATTCCCCGACTCACCGGCCGGGCCAAGGCGGCGATGGTGGAAATCCAGGCGGACGAGTACGGGGGAGGAGCGCCCGACCGGATGCACTCCGCCCTGTTCGCCCAGTCAATGCGCGGCGCCGGGCTGGACGACAGCTACGGTCACTACCTCGACGCCGTCCCCGCCATCACCCTTGCGTCGTCGAACATGATGTCGCTGTTTGGGCTCAACCGACGCCTCCGTGGTGCGATTGTGGGTCACCTTGCCGCCTACGAGATGACTTCATCGCTCGCGAACCGCATGTATGCGCGGGGGTTCCGGCGGCTCGGGTACGACGACGTCGTGTCTGCCTACTTCGATGAGCATGTGGAAGCCGACGCCGTGCACGAGCAGATCGCCGGCCGGGACATGGCCGGCGGGCTGGTCGAATCCGATCCGGATCTCCTCGAGGACGTGTTCTTCGGCGCTGCGGCGGCCGCCGTCGTCGACACCTGGATGACCGGCCACATCCTTGACGCCTGGAACGCCGGTGCATCTTCTCTCTATTCGCCCGCCACGGTAGACGCGTGA
- a CDS encoding PucR family transcriptional regulator, whose product MIIADLLSEDTLQLRLHTPTSSDRLAREISWCAPAETIDPTPFLSRNVLLLTNGIGLNIEDDRTWSAYVERLVSVQVAAVAFGTGFAHRLIPPGLVRAAANHDLPLLEIPRSVPFLQVHRHVTNVLQAERFTAVTRSWDLAQMCAGLASSGARLAVILDAVTATVRGEVAIVDAVGAVIARSPERSTWSQEDLELAASAGVDATVPLPMGTGDSFQLVVRGAEVEHPVSTLLAPVASIIAVQLQTALLTTTSKQSELMTLLDQVADWNGVALEQFAETVRSTGLLNDEATVVIAVRTGHGTLSDAWKTRLMLQSAFDVVRVQVRGGTLFAFAQRPQATGAQTEDLEPLLSWFMKEMPGQAVVLKGPCASSDELRLGVYQAQELLAAVRGPTIAPELGISALIASTATHGARAGAQKLLAPVVAYDSTHSLALLDTLECFLAHDAQPSRAAASLYIHRNTLSQRIGKLEGLLKLSLSTLEGQATCLMALRILKN is encoded by the coding sequence ATGATTATTGCTGACCTGCTGTCCGAAGACACCCTGCAACTCCGGTTGCACACGCCCACATCGAGCGACCGGTTGGCCCGGGAGATCAGTTGGTGCGCCCCCGCGGAAACGATCGACCCCACGCCGTTCCTGAGCCGGAACGTCCTCCTCCTGACCAACGGTATCGGCCTGAATATCGAAGATGACCGCACCTGGTCGGCATACGTGGAACGGCTGGTTTCGGTGCAGGTAGCCGCGGTGGCGTTTGGTACCGGATTCGCCCACCGCCTGATCCCGCCGGGGCTGGTGCGGGCGGCAGCAAACCATGATCTGCCACTGCTGGAAATTCCTCGGTCTGTCCCGTTCCTGCAGGTGCATCGCCACGTCACCAATGTGTTGCAGGCCGAACGTTTCACGGCGGTCACCCGATCATGGGACCTCGCCCAGATGTGCGCTGGTCTCGCATCATCGGGCGCCAGGCTCGCTGTCATCCTCGATGCGGTCACAGCGACTGTGAGGGGTGAAGTGGCAATTGTCGACGCCGTCGGTGCCGTGATCGCCAGGTCGCCGGAGCGATCAACCTGGAGCCAGGAGGACTTGGAGCTGGCAGCATCGGCTGGAGTGGACGCCACGGTTCCGCTGCCGATGGGAACCGGGGATTCTTTCCAGTTAGTGGTCCGAGGCGCAGAGGTGGAGCATCCCGTATCCACCCTGCTGGCGCCCGTTGCATCGATCATTGCCGTGCAGTTGCAGACCGCGCTGCTCACCACCACGTCCAAGCAATCCGAGCTGATGACGCTGCTGGACCAGGTGGCCGACTGGAATGGGGTTGCGTTGGAGCAGTTCGCCGAGACCGTGCGGTCCACCGGGCTCCTCAACGACGAGGCGACGGTCGTCATCGCGGTCCGCACCGGCCACGGCACCCTGTCTGACGCGTGGAAGACCCGGCTTATGCTGCAGTCAGCGTTCGACGTCGTCAGGGTGCAGGTGCGTGGCGGGACCCTGTTCGCGTTCGCCCAGCGGCCACAGGCGACCGGTGCGCAAACCGAAGACCTTGAGCCGCTGCTGTCCTGGTTCATGAAGGAGATGCCGGGCCAGGCAGTGGTGCTCAAGGGTCCGTGTGCGAGCAGCGATGAATTGCGACTCGGCGTCTACCAGGCTCAGGAATTGCTGGCGGCTGTGAGGGGGCCAACCATCGCCCCGGAGCTGGGGATCAGCGCTCTAATCGCTTCGACCGCCACCCACGGAGCGAGGGCCGGCGCGCAGAAGCTCCTGGCCCCCGTGGTCGCCTACGATTCGACGCATTCGCTGGCACTGCTAGACACCCTCGAATGCTTCCTCGCCCACGATGCGCAACCGTCCCGCGCCGCCGCGAGCCTGTACATTCACCGGAACACTCTGAGCCAGCGGATCGGCAAACTCGAAGGGTTGTTGAAGTTGTCCCTCTCCACCTTGGAGGGGCAAGCGACCTGCCTGATGGCCTTGCGGATCCTCAAGAACTGA